Proteins from one Carassius gibelio isolate Cgi1373 ecotype wild population from Czech Republic chromosome A25, carGib1.2-hapl.c, whole genome shotgun sequence genomic window:
- the LOC127946973 gene encoding activating molecule in BECN1-regulated autophagy protein 1B, whose protein sequence is MAGQNRNSVLILSGRERGARMLGSQQLLQQLVEDRTRWMKWQSQKVELPENPRSTFLLAFSPDRNLVASTHVNHNIYITDVKTGKCLHSLVGHRRTPWCVTFHPTIPGLVASGCLDGEVRIWDLHGGSESWFTESNVAIASLAFHPTAQLLLIASNNELHFWDWSRPEPFAVVKTASETERVRLVRFDPLGHNLLTAIVNPSNQQNDDDSEVPMDSMEMALFRQRSLLRSPPVRRTPILHNFLHILSSRSSGSQAGDQSRPAPEPREPPSIPRFQYPVRTEPGDRSASQGCTQHLGLGCLCSRCAASRNLFTQNPTGLQPSDLPQPQTQSGPSAFLPTPSQTRTSTDRPSAFSSVFSGAAGNSAHPGLLPLRTIDPLGSQTPRPLEAPGRLPGADWSGSLLSTGHEHGLGAIGVESITGRGVVPPPRTSSSSMDLLSLHRFPDGSSSSPIYTSATEGRGLVLPGTEPNRGRGNDGTSSGHHPFYDNTQRNNPASIRNVLQCNLSRYFMEYERMQELERPGGGREVTGGPGPMQELLNRGMDTERPGPSHSGSSHTGNGGTVAGPSQNHPNRCRSCHNLLTFNHDTQRWERSGQTSSSSSSQDVPSWPLSMPPFEDPGQGARVEAQAPEMRPMELGEASSGLQGQQPMGLVYNQETGQWESVYRQPTASAASEATQDALNPEVPVDNPDEDSLRRRLLESSLFPFSRYDMSGSRDHPIYPDPARLSPAAYYAQRMIQYLSRRESIRQRSLQNRLRTLSNSQADSQSNNPSSMPPEASDGDYEDIEEPGDRTRHRMPRNARMSAPSLGRFVPRRFLLPEYLPYAGLFHERGQSGLATHSSINRVLAGASIGDGQSAVASNIANTTYRLQWWDFTKFDLPEISNATVNVLVPHCKIYNDASCDISADGQLLAVFIPSSQRGFADEGILAVYSLAPHNLGEMLYTKRFGPNAISVSLSPMGCYVMVGLASRRILLHPSTDHMVAQVFRLQQPHGGETSIRMMFNVVYPMAPDQRRHVSINSARWLPEPGMGLAYGTNKGDLVICRPVDFRSDGDSPSDLNSDSLFTVSSSSRTRGLERPGTSRSSWRVDRDMGLMNAIGLQPRQAAPSVTSQGTQTPVVRLQNAETQTERELPSASPFQSTHTSRHTVQTASTSTERHAHSEMTRTQSHTPVQASVSEGPLNRTSLPTTYQVESASEPGLGEDALSRIRRLMAEGGMTAVVQRERSTTMASMGGFGNNIVVSHRIHRGSQTSVRTTPVGNPTSEMPAGLGISTLFHTEPLVDSIEAPGPSGSRGVPLPSRYTSRSEFPRASPIVEMDLYGDRQVDDVQHHPSPSGLNMSNHSNNNNNDHSYSDSRSRDYPDDLYGR, encoded by the exons ATGGCAGGGCAGAACAGAAACTCTGTGCTGATCCTGTCGGGTCGAGAGCGAGGAGCTCGCATGCTGGGCTCCCAGCAACTCCTGCAGCAGCTGGTGGAGGACCGAACGCGCTGGATGAAATGGCAAAGCCAG AAAGTAGAGTTGCCGGAAAATCCACGATCAACCTTCCTGCTGGCCTTCAGTCCAGATag GAACCTTGTGGCCTCAACCCACGTCAACCATAACATCTACATCACAGATGTGAAAACAGGAAAGTGCCTGCACTCTTTAGTGGGCCATCGACGCACACCTTGGTGTGTGACCTTTCACCCCACCATCCCAGGCCTAGTTGCCTCTGGGTGCCTTGATGGAGAAGTCCGAATTTGGGACCTGCAT GGTGGAAGTGAGAGCTGGTTCACAGAGAGTAATGTTGCCATCGCTTCTCTAGCGTTCCACCCCACAGCTCAGCTCCTGCTCATCGCCAGCAACAACGAACTTCACTTCTGGGACTGGAGCCGGCCAGAACCTTTTGCTGTGGTCAAGACTGCCAGCGAGACCGAACGTGTCCG GTTGGTGAGATTTGATCCTCTGGGTCATAATCTTTTAACAGCTATTGTGAACCCATCCAACCAGCAG AATGATGATGACTCCGAGGTCCCCATGGACAGCATGGAGATGGCTTTGTTCCGCCAACGTTCTCTCTTACGCTCTCCACCTGTACGTCGGACACCAATCCTGCACAATTTCCTGCACATCTTGTCCTCTCGCTCTTCTGGATCACAAGCTGGTGATCAGTCCCGCCCCGCTCCAGAGCCCAGAGAGCCTCCCAGCATACCTCGGTTCCAGTACCCGGTGCGGACGGAACCAGGTGACCGCTCTGCCTCACAGGGCTGCACGCAGCATTTGGGTCTGGGCTGTCTGTGCAGTCGCTGCGCTGCATCGCGGAACTTATTCACACAGAATCCGACAGGCCTCCAGCCTTCGGATTTGCCTCAACCGCAAACTCAGTCGGGCCCCTCTGCCTTCTTGCCCACCCCTAGCCAGACCCGCACCTCCACGGACCGACCTTCTGCTTTTAGCAGCGTGTTCAGCGGGGCTGCAGGGAACTCTGCGCATCCGGGACTCTTGCCTCTTAGGACTATAGATCCCTTAGGGTCACAAACACCCCGTCCTCTTGAGGCCCCTGGGCGTCTCCCTGGGGCTGATTGGTCTGGCAGTCTGCTGAGCACGGGACATGAACATGGGTTAGGTGCGATTGGGGTGGAAAGCATCACCGGAAGGGGTGTTGTGCCCCCTCCTAGGACGAGCTCCTCTTCTATGGATCTCCTCTCCCTGCACAGGTTCCCCGATGGTTCCTCTTCATCACCCATATACACGTCTGCTACAGAAGGGCGAGGCCTGGTGCTGCCTGGGACGGAGCCCAACCGGGGACGAGGCAATGACGGCACCAGTAGTGGCCATCACCCATTCTATGACAACACCCAGCGCAACAACCCCGCCTCCATACGCAACGTCTTGCAATGCAACCTGAGCCGTTACTTTATGGAATACGAGCGAATGCAGGAATTGGAGCGACCCGGCGGTGGCCGAGAGGTGACGGGTGGACCGGGACCCATGCAGGAACTCCTCAACCGTGGTATGGACACAGAACGTCCTGGGCCTTCGCACAGCGGCTCTTCCCACACTGGAAACGGAGGCACGGTCGCCGGCCCCTCCCAAAACCACCCTAATCGTTGCCGTTCGTGCCACAACCTCCTCACCTTCAACCACGACACCCAACGCTGGGAACGTTCCGGTCAGACCTCGTCTTCCTCTTCCTCACAAGATGTACCATCATGGCCGCTTTCAATGCCTCCGTTTGAGGACCCTGGTCAGGGTGCACGAGTGGAGGCCCAGGCCCCTGAGATGAGGCCCATGGAGTTGGGCGAGGCCTCCTCTGGTCTACAGGGCCAGCAGCCTATGGGTCTGGTGTACAATCAGGAGACGGGGCAGTGGGAAAGCGTGTACCGGCAACCAACAGCAAGCGCTGCTTCTGAGGCAACACAAGACGCCTTAAACCCAGAGGTGCCTGTTGATAATCCGGATGAGGACTCACTCAGGAG GAGGTTGTTGGAATCGTCACTGTTTCCATTCTCTCGATATGATATGTCTGGCTCCAGAGATCATCCCATATACCCAGATCCTGCCAG GCTGTCCCCAGCTGCGTACTATGCTCAGAGAATGATCCAGTATCTGTCTCGGAGAGAAAGCATACGCCAGCGTTCCCTTCAGAATCGCCTACGGACGCTGTCAAACTCTCAAGCCGACAGCCAGTCAAACAACCCCTCCTCCATGCCACCAGAGGCCAGTGATGGAGACTATGAGGACATCGA GGAGCCTGGAGACAGGACAAGACATCGTATGCCTCGCAACGCCCGAATGTCAGCCCCCTCTCTTGGGCGCTTTGTCCCACG GAGGTTCCTGTTGCCAGAGTACTTGCCCTACGCTGGACTCTTCCATGAGAGGGGTCAGTCAGGCCTGGCCACTCACTCCTCCATTAACAGAGTATTAGCAG GTGCATCTATAGGTGATGGGCAGTCAGCTGTGGCCAGTAACATTGCCAATACCACCTACAGGCTGCAGTGGTGGGATTTCACCAAGTTTGACCTTCCAGAGATCAGTAATG CCACTGTGAATGTGCTCGTTCCTCACTGTAAGATCTACAACGATGCCAGCTGTGATATTTCAGCAGACGGCCAGCTGCTGGCCGTGTTCATTCCCAGCAGCCAGCGGGGTTTTGCAGATGAGGGCATCCTAGCCGTCTACTCCCTCGCTCCCCATAACCTGGGAGAAATGCTGTACACCAAGAGATTTG GTCCAAACGCAATCTCTGTGAGTCTTTCACCCATGGGCTGCTATGTGATGGTGGGACTGGCCTCCAGACGGATCCTGCTCCATCCCTCCACCGACCACATGGTGGCACAAGTGTTTCGTCTACAGCAGCCACACGGAGGAGAGACCTCCATTAGA ATGATGTTTAATGTAGTATACCCAATGGCTCCAGATCAGAGGAGACACGTCAGTATTAACTCAGCCCGGTGGCTTCCAGAGCCAGGCATGGGATTAGCCTACGGAACCAATAAAGGTGACCTGGTCATCTGCAGGCCAGT TGATTTCCGCAGTGATGGAGACAGTCCGTCGGATCTGAACTCGGATTCTTTGTTTACCGTGAGCAGCAGCAGCCGAACCCGCGGTTTGGAGCGCCCAGG CACCAGCAGGTCCAGCTGGCGAGTTGACCGAGACATGGGCCTTATGAACGCTATTGGCCTGCAGCCGCGTCAGGCCGCCCCTTCTGTGACCTCGCAGGGGACGCAGACACCAGTAGTGCGACTGCAGAATGCCGAGacgcagacagagagagaacttCCTTCAGCCAGCCCCTTCCAGAGCACACACACATCCAGACACA CGGTTCAGACAGCCAGCACCAGCACTGAGAGACACGCACACTCCGAGATGACacgcacacagtcacacacaccgGTTCAGGCATCGGTTTCAGAGGGACCGCTGAACCGGACCAGCTTGCCCACCACATATCAAG TGGAGTCAGCATCCGAGCCCGGCTTGGGAGAAGATGCGCTCTCTCGGATTCGCCGCCTAATGGCAGAAGGAGGAATGACGGCCGTGGTCCAGCGGGAACGCAGCACTACTATGGCCTCCATGGGTGGCTTTGGAAACAACATCGTGGTCAGTCATCGGATTCACCGTGGCTCACAGACCTCGGTCAGGACGACTCCGGTGGGAAACCCAACCTCCGAAATGCCTGCTGGACTCGGTATTTCCACTCTTTTTCACACTGAACCCTTGGTAGACTCAATAGAAGCTCCTGGGCCTTCAGGGTCGCGTGGTGTCCCACTTCCATCACGGTATACATCTCGTTCTGAGTTTCCGAGGGCATCTCCTATTGTTGAGATGGACTTGTATGGCGATCGTCAAGTTGATGA
- the LOC127947432 gene encoding NADPH oxidase 5-like — protein sequence MSLEEDTRWLEWVTKQFESIAGDDKEIDLDEFKTALKVKESFFAERFFALFDSDGSSSISLDELLEALELLIHGSETDKLHFLFRVYDVDGSGSIDPDELRTVLKSCLSESAISLPEEKLDDLTLALFESADKDNSGSITFEELKAELENFPEVMENLTISAANWLKPPDLEQKKCKTPRYLTRAYWHNNSRKLLFLCLYAVLNVLLFIIAMLKNVHGGPWFMVARGCGQCLNLNCTFVMVLMLRRCLTWLRATWVVKVLPLDQNILLHQIVGYAILIFSIVHTGAHVMNFARMSQTDGMYQLWEYLLTIRPGIGWVNGTASITGVILQVLICLMVVCSSTFVRRSGHFEVFYWSHLSYIWVWALLIVHCANFWKWFVVPGVLFLIEKVVGIAVSRMGGLYIVEVNLLPSKVTHLVIKRPPFFHFKPGDYVYINIPVIAKYEWHPFTISSAPEQQDMLWLHIRSMGQWTNRLYEYFRQPECQTISSKRLTASLRNKHHESRTQNDIFKSTCCNKTEASNKDDDVELTMYRTSGTQTNSQTPISDPVAQTDLGDASPATRELPAKLGENHRYCNIKCYVDGPFGTPTRQIFTSEHAVLIGAGIGITPFASILQSIMCRYHMRKQNCPKFNYSRCETIKDNEMKLRKVDFIWINRDQKSFEWFVSLLTKLEMEQADEEPEGRFLEMHMYMTSALGKNDMKAIGLQMALDLLAKKEKRDSITGLRTRTQPGRPDWAKVFQKVSEEKKGKVRVFYCGSPALAKAIKAQCEHFGFNFYKENF from the exons ATGAGTCTAGAAGAAGACACACGCTGGCTGGAGTGGGTCACTAAGCAGTTTGAGAGCATTGCAGGAGATGACAAAGAAATCGACCTGGATGAGTTTAAAACAGCTCTGAAAGTAAAAGAG tcaTTTTTTGCGGAGAGGTTTTTTGCCTTGTTTGACTCTGATGGGAGCAGCTCTATCAGTCTGGATGAACTTCTCGAGGCTTTAGAGCTTCTGATCCATGGCAGTGAGACTGACAAACTACACTTCCTCTTCCGGGTCTATGATGTGGATG GCAGTGGTTCCATAGACCCAGATGAGTTACGTACAGTTCTGAAATCCTGTCTGAGTGAAAGTGCAATCTCACTTCCCGAGGAAAAGCTGGATGACCTGACGCTGGCGCTGTTTGAATCTGCCGATAAAGATAACAGCGGCTCTATCACGTTTGAAGAGCTGAAGGCAGAGCTGGAGAACTTTCCTGAGGTTATGGAGAACCTCACCATCAG TGCCGCCAACTGGCTGAAACCTCCCGATCTGGAGCAGAAGAAATGCAAGACTCCTCGTTACCTGACGCGGGCGTACTGGCACAACAACAGCCGCAAGCTGCTCTTCCTCTGCCTGTATGCCGTCCTGAATGTGCTCCTCTTCATCATCGCGATGCTAAAGAATGTGCATGGAGGACCCTGGTTCATGGTGGCCAGGGGCTGCGGCCAGTGTCTCAACCTCAACTGCACTTTTGTTATG GTGCTGATGTTGAGGCGTTGTCTGACATGGCTACGTGCCACTTGGGTGGTGAAGGTCTTACCTCTGGACCAGAACATTCTACTGCATCAGATCGTGGGCTACGCCATCTTGATCTTCAGCATTGTACATACTGGTGCTCACGTCATGAACTTTG CCCGAATGTCTCAGACTGATGGTATGTATCAGCTGTGGGAGTATCTTCTCACCATCCGTCCTGGGATTGGGTGGGTCAATGGCACGGCCTCCATCACAGGCGTCATTCTGCAGGTTCTCATCTGTTTAATGGTGGTGTGTTCCAGCACATTCGTCAGACGCAGCGGTCATTTTGAG gtGTTCTACTGGTCCCATCTTTCTTACATCTGGGTTTGGGCCCTGTTGATTGTCCACTGTGCAAACTTTTGGAAATGGTTTGTCGTGCCAGGAGTGCTGTTCCTCATTGAGAAAGTTGTTGGAATAGCTGTATCCCGCATGGGTGGGCTATACATAGTTGAAGTCAACTTATTGCCCTCAAAG gtAACACATTTGGTAATCAAGAGGCCTCCATTCTTTCACTTCAAACCTGGGGattatgtgtatataaacatTCCTGTTATCGCCAAGTATGAGTGGCATCCGTTCACCATCAGCAGCGCTCCTGAGCAGCAAG ATATGCTGTGGCTCCATATTCGTTCTATGGGCCAGTGGACAAACCGTCTGTATGAGTATTTCAGACAGCCAGAATGTCAGACCATTAGCAGCAAGAGGCTCACCGCTAGCCTGAGGAACAAGCACCACGAGAGCAGAACGCAG AATGACATTTTTAAGTCCACATGCTGCAACAAAACTGAGGCGTCTAATAAGGATGATGATGTTGAACTGACCATGTACCGGACAAGTGGAACACAAACAAACTCCCAGACGCCCATCAGTGACCCAGTAGCCCAGACAGACCTGGGAGATGCCTCTCCGGCTACAAGAGAA CTTCCAGCTAAATTAGGTGAAAATCACAGATATTGTAACATTAAG tgcTATGTGGATGGACCTTTTGGCACCCCGACCCGACAGATCTTTACATCTGAACATGCAGTGCTTATTGGTGCTGGAATCGGCATTACTCCCTTTGCATCCATTTTGCAGAGTATTATGTGCCG ttatcacATGAGAAAGCAAAACTGCCCCAAGTTCAATTATTCCAGGTGTGAAACCATAAAAGACAACGAAATGAAACTGAGGAAG GTGGACTTCATTTGGATCAACCGAGATCAGAAATCCTTTGAGTGGTTTGTGAGTCTCTTGACCAAGCTGGAGATGGAGCAGGCAGATGAAGAGCCAGAGG gcCGGTTTTTGGAGATGCACATGTACATGACATCAGCCCTCGGTAAGAATGATATGAAGGCCATTGGTCTGCAGATGGCTCTGGATCTGCTGGCCAAGAAAGAGAAGAGAGATTCCATCACCGGGCTTCGCACACGTACACAGCCAGGCAGACCCGACTGGGCCAAA gTTTTCCAGAAGGTGTCTGAGGAAAAGAAAGGAAAGGTTCGTGTGTTTTACTGCGGTTCTCCTGCTCTGGCCAAAGCCATCAAGGCCCAGTGTGAGCATTTCGGCTTCAACTTCTACAAAGAAAATTTCTGA